A window of the Bradyrhizobium diazoefficiens genome harbors these coding sequences:
- a CDS encoding peroxidase family protein, whose product MSSRHAIMPRGLNATRSPLSQGRFGRIFRNLTPAKFGPNEADTVGNLAALADKMVAKFDAPKDGPDAEESGIPALYTYFGQFVDHDITFDPVSSLTKQQDPDGLVDFRTPSFDLDNLYGRGPSDQPYLYDGIKLRLGETLSGQGVPDASDLPRFKGRALIGDPRNDENSIVSQFQGLMLRFHNRMVDDNDSLSFEAVQQRVRFHYQYVVLNDFLPRIVHASVLNDLKTNGRYDRSKLAYYHWKTFPFMPVEFSVAAYRLGHSMIRPGYRLNDADNMLLGIFPDPSNPDQNALTGFRAMGPGRAIDWGRFIDIDKRAFGVPDADNNPDNKKRLQFAYRIDTALVDPLGHLPPEVASNPASLALRNLERSWALKLPSGQAVARAMHLTPLTDDQIIIGKAVDEPGPDDPQTKIATIANGVFAGNCPLWTYILAEARYNQASVTIPATGGPSTIKTPQLGPVGGRIVAEVFLGMMFGDNSSLLSLDPHWAPVTGSDFALKDFVSYALGQGAPLH is encoded by the coding sequence ATGAGCAGTCGTCACGCCATTATGCCGCGCGGTCTGAACGCCACCCGTTCGCCGCTGTCACAAGGCCGCTTCGGCCGCATATTCCGCAACCTGACGCCCGCGAAATTCGGCCCGAACGAGGCCGACACCGTCGGCAATCTCGCGGCACTCGCCGACAAAATGGTCGCCAAATTCGATGCCCCAAAAGACGGGCCGGATGCGGAAGAGAGCGGCATTCCCGCGCTCTACACTTACTTCGGCCAATTCGTCGACCACGACATCACCTTCGATCCCGTGAGCTCGCTCACCAAGCAGCAGGATCCGGACGGCCTGGTCGACTTCCGTACGCCGTCGTTCGATCTCGACAATCTCTACGGCCGCGGGCCGAGCGATCAGCCCTATCTGTATGACGGCATCAAGCTCCGCCTCGGCGAGACTCTGAGTGGCCAGGGCGTACCCGACGCAAGCGACCTGCCGCGCTTCAAGGGTCGCGCGCTGATCGGCGATCCCCGCAACGACGAGAACAGCATCGTGTCCCAGTTTCAGGGACTGATGCTGCGATTCCACAACCGCATGGTCGACGACAATGACAGTCTCTCGTTCGAGGCGGTGCAGCAGCGCGTCAGATTCCATTATCAATACGTCGTGCTGAACGACTTCCTGCCACGCATCGTCCACGCCAGCGTGCTGAACGATCTCAAGACCAACGGCCGCTACGATCGCAGCAAGCTCGCCTACTACCATTGGAAGACTTTTCCGTTCATGCCGGTCGAGTTTTCGGTGGCGGCCTACCGGCTCGGACATTCGATGATCCGTCCCGGCTATCGTCTGAACGACGCCGACAACATGCTGCTCGGGATATTCCCGGACCCGAGCAATCCCGACCAGAACGCGCTGACCGGCTTCCGCGCGATGGGCCCCGGACGCGCGATCGACTGGGGTCGCTTCATCGACATCGACAAGCGTGCCTTTGGCGTCCCGGACGCCGACAACAATCCCGACAACAAGAAGCGGCTTCAGTTCGCCTATCGCATCGACACGGCTCTGGTCGACCCGCTCGGCCATTTGCCGCCGGAAGTCGCCTCCAACCCGGCCTCGCTCGCGTTGCGCAACCTGGAGCGGAGCTGGGCGCTCAAGCTGCCGTCCGGCCAGGCGGTCGCAAGAGCGATGCACCTGACGCCACTGACGGACGACCAGATCATCATCGGCAAGGCCGTCGATGAGCCCGGACCGGACGATCCGCAGACCAAGATCGCAACCATCGCGAACGGCGTGTTCGCGGGGAACTGTCCGCTCTGGACCTACATCCTCGCCGAAGCGCGCTACAATCAGGCCTCGGTCACGATTCCCGCCACGGGCGGACCGAGCACGATCAAGACCCCTCAGCTCGGCCCGGTGGGCGGGCGCATCGTCGCCGAAGTCTTCCTCGGCATGATGTTCGGCGACAATTCCTCCCTGCTGTCGCTGGATCCGCACTGGGCACCTGTGACAGGCTCCGATTTCGCGCTGAAGGATTTCGTGTCCTATGCGCTGGGCCAAGGCGCTCCGCTGCATTGA
- a CDS encoding aldo/keto reductase produces the protein MKQSQKNGAAVAGTISLGDLTVNRLGFGAMRLCGDSAWGKPRDRDHAYRVLQRAVELGVNFIDTADSYGPEANELLISQALYPYRSGLVIGTKGGLVRPNRRSWVEDGRPEHLRRAIEGSLQRLRLERIDLYQLHAPDPNVPFIASVETLADLRRLGKIRHIGLSNVTVAQLEAARAITPIVSVQNPYNLRNRTSEDVLAACERLGLAFLPWYPLGGKRGLKANKVKQVAARLGLTHAALSLAWLLARSPVMLPIPGTRSIDHLEDNVLAAALKLAPEDFNDLE, from the coding sequence ATGAAACAGTCTCAGAAAAACGGTGCAGCTGTTGCTGGAACAATTAGCCTTGGGGACCTAACGGTTAACCGATTGGGCTTCGGCGCAATGCGCCTATGCGGAGATTCAGCTTGGGGAAAACCAAGGGATCGAGATCACGCGTATAGGGTTCTGCAACGCGCCGTCGAGCTTGGCGTGAATTTTATCGACACCGCGGATAGTTACGGCCCCGAAGCAAATGAATTATTGATCTCGCAGGCGCTGTATCCCTATCGATCGGGCTTAGTCATTGGGACGAAGGGCGGGTTGGTACGGCCAAATCGTCGCTCTTGGGTGGAAGACGGTCGCCCCGAGCATTTGCGGCGTGCGATTGAAGGCAGCTTGCAACGGTTGCGGCTAGAACGCATCGATTTGTATCAACTCCATGCGCCCGATCCCAATGTGCCGTTTATTGCGTCGGTGGAAACGCTGGCCGACCTAAGGCGCTTGGGGAAAATCCGTCATATAGGTCTTTCCAATGTCACTGTGGCGCAGCTTGAGGCGGCGCGCGCAATCACACCAATTGTGTCGGTTCAAAATCCCTACAATCTGCGTAACCGAACGAGCGAAGACGTACTTGCCGCGTGCGAGCGTCTCGGACTGGCTTTTCTGCCTTGGTATCCGCTGGGTGGCAAACGGGGTCTAAAGGCAAACAAAGTAAAGCAAGTCGCCGCGCGCCTAGGGCTCACGCACGCAGCCTTGTCCCTTGCGTGGCTGCTCGCTAGATCACCTGTTATGCTGCCAATCCCCGGGACTCGATCCATCGACCACCTGGAGGATAATGTGCTTGCTGCCGCCCTTAAGCTTGCGCCGGAGGACTTCAATGATTTGGAATGA
- a CDS encoding acetolactate synthase large subunit, which produces MNGAESLVRTMVKGGVDVCFTNPGTSEMHFVAALDRVPGMRCVLGLFEGVVTGAADGYFRMKGLPASTLLHLGPGLANGLANLHNAKKANSGIVNIVGQHAVYHIGYNAPLTSDIEGLARPMSSWVRTSPDSKSVAADGAAAIAAAKSAPPQIATLILPADTAWNEADGIAEVPAEQQRASYSPQAVEQAAKILHGDGEGTLLLMTGSALNEKGLALAERIAAKTGCTVMGPTFRPKMARGRGRYSIDRIHYVIENALPMLAKFRHIVLVESDDPVAFFAYPNKPSMLKPEGCDVHRMTSWGENSVAALEALAGAVKASAKDVKPQALQELVKPTGALTFASIAQAIACAIPENAIMVDESLTTGRGFFPPTAAAAPHDWLQNMGGSIGFSTPLSIGAAIACPDRKVITMVGDGSAMYTIQSLWTQARENLDVVTIVFANRIYQILRGEFDNVGAGEPGQRANDMLRLDRPTLDFVALAKGMGVPGRAVTNADEFNKALTEAVAEPGPRLIEVQM; this is translated from the coding sequence ATGAACGGTGCGGAAAGCCTGGTGCGGACGATGGTCAAGGGCGGGGTGGACGTCTGCTTCACCAACCCGGGCACCTCCGAGATGCATTTTGTCGCGGCGCTCGACCGTGTGCCGGGCATGCGCTGCGTGCTCGGCCTGTTCGAAGGCGTGGTGACGGGCGCAGCCGACGGCTATTTCCGCATGAAGGGCCTGCCTGCCTCGACCTTGCTGCATCTCGGCCCCGGCCTTGCCAATGGCCTTGCCAATCTGCACAACGCCAAGAAGGCCAATTCCGGCATCGTCAACATCGTCGGCCAGCACGCCGTCTACCACATCGGCTACAACGCGCCGCTGACCTCCGACATCGAGGGGCTGGCCCGGCCGATGTCGTCCTGGGTCCGCACCTCGCCGGATTCCAAATCGGTCGCCGCCGACGGCGCCGCCGCGATCGCCGCCGCCAAGAGCGCCCCGCCGCAGATCGCGACCCTGATCCTGCCCGCCGACACCGCCTGGAACGAGGCCGACGGCATCGCCGAGGTGCCGGCCGAGCAGCAGCGCGCCAGCTACTCGCCGCAGGCGGTCGAGCAGGCCGCAAAGATCCTGCACGGCGACGGCGAAGGCACGCTGCTCTTGATGACCGGCAGCGCGCTGAACGAGAAGGGCCTGGCGCTGGCCGAGCGCATCGCCGCCAAGACCGGCTGCACCGTGATGGGCCCGACCTTCCGTCCCAAGATGGCGCGTGGCCGCGGCCGCTATTCGATCGACCGCATTCACTACGTCATCGAGAACGCGCTGCCGATGCTGGCGAAATTCCGTCACATCGTGCTGGTCGAGTCCGACGATCCCGTGGCGTTCTTCGCCTATCCGAACAAGCCGAGCATGCTCAAGCCCGAGGGCTGCGACGTCCATCGCATGACCTCCTGGGGCGAGAATTCGGTCGCAGCGCTCGAAGCGCTCGCCGGTGCCGTGAAGGCCAGCGCCAAGGACGTCAAGCCGCAGGCGTTGCAGGAACTGGTCAAGCCGACCGGTGCGCTCACCTTCGCCTCGATCGCGCAGGCGATCGCATGTGCGATCCCCGAGAACGCGATCATGGTCGACGAATCCCTCACCACCGGCCGCGGCTTCTTCCCGCCGACGGCGGCCGCCGCGCCGCACGACTGGCTCCAGAACATGGGCGGCTCGATCGGCTTCTCGACGCCGCTGTCGATCGGCGCCGCGATCGCCTGCCCCGACCGCAAGGTCATCACCATGGTCGGCGACGGCAGCGCGATGTACACGATCCAGTCGCTGTGGACGCAGGCCCGCGAAAACCTTGACGTTGTCACCATTGTGTTCGCCAACCGCATCTACCAGATCCTGCGCGGCGAGTTCGACAATGTCGGCGCGGGCGAACCCGGCCAGCGCGCCAACGACATGCTCCGGCTCGACCGCCCGACGCTGGATTTCGTCGCGCTGGCCAAGGGCATGGGCGTGCCCGGCCGCGCCGTCACCAACGCCGACGAGTTCAACAAGGCGCTGACCGAGGCCGTCGCCGAGCCGGGGCCGCGGCTGATCGAAGTGCAGATGTAA
- a CDS encoding L,D-transpeptidase yields the protein MIRFFAAQMTAIALLLAGAADASAAGMMDFTGTSSTGYLGGGASPIHRTTVIYNGNYAPGTIVVNTAERRLYLVLQNGQALRYGIGVGRDGFRWGGVHKITAKKEWPDWTPPSQMVARRPDLPRHMKGGIENPLGARAMYLGSTLYRIHGSNEPETIGQAVSSGCFRMTNDDVTDLYGRVGVGTTVVVLNN from the coding sequence ATGATCCGGTTTTTTGCCGCGCAGATGACCGCAATCGCGCTCTTGCTGGCTGGCGCGGCCGACGCATCCGCGGCGGGGATGATGGACTTCACAGGCACCAGCTCCACCGGCTATCTCGGCGGCGGCGCGAGCCCGATCCACCGCACCACCGTCATATACAACGGCAATTATGCCCCCGGCACGATCGTGGTGAATACCGCCGAGCGCCGGCTCTATCTGGTGCTCCAGAACGGCCAGGCGCTGCGCTACGGCATCGGCGTCGGCCGCGACGGCTTCCGCTGGGGCGGGGTCCACAAGATCACCGCCAAGAAGGAGTGGCCGGATTGGACGCCGCCGTCGCAGATGGTCGCGCGCCGGCCCGACCTGCCGCGCCACATGAAGGGCGGCATCGAGAATCCGCTCGGCGCGCGCGCGATGTATCTGGGATCGACGCTCTACCGCATCCACGGCTCCAACGAGCCGGAGACGATCGGCCAGGCGGTGTCCTCCGGTTGCTTCCGCATGACCAATGACGACGTCACCGACCTCTACGGCCGCGTCGGGGTCGGCACCACCGTGGTCGTGCTCAACAACTAG
- a CDS encoding DUF2927 domain-containing protein, producing MSALVPPSAALRFALLAFAALTCVPDTASNATAGELPAIASRQRAEKKSFTDAEIVDGFFKTAFGAEYHLAGRVDRIRKFDGPVRVFAETDRADRKAQLAKVVADIGTRVQHLDIAMTDTAEAANVRVKLVRDRDLYRTISSFYGAEKAREIRTSLDPQCLSGFRKNDQFEIEHSDVILTVDNGDFTFLDCAYEELLQSLGPINDTASVPWTMFNDNVSMGYFDVYDQYILNLLYDPRIKPGMTVVEVRSVLPDVLTDVRAWVKRVNELKE from the coding sequence ATGAGCGCATTGGTCCCGCCCTCGGCTGCCCTTCGCTTCGCCCTGCTGGCGTTTGCAGCGCTCACATGCGTGCCTGACACCGCATCCAACGCGACCGCCGGCGAGCTGCCCGCGATCGCCTCACGGCAGCGCGCCGAGAAGAAGAGCTTTACCGACGCCGAGATCGTCGACGGTTTTTTCAAAACCGCCTTCGGCGCCGAATATCACCTCGCCGGCCGCGTCGACCGCATCCGCAAGTTCGACGGGCCGGTGCGCGTGTTCGCCGAGACCGACCGCGCCGACCGCAAGGCGCAACTCGCGAAGGTCGTGGCCGACATCGGCACGCGCGTGCAGCATCTCGACATCGCCATGACCGACACCGCCGAGGCGGCGAATGTGCGGGTGAAGCTCGTGCGCGACCGCGATCTCTATCGCACCATCTCGAGCTTCTACGGCGCGGAGAAGGCGCGCGAGATCCGCACCTCGCTCGATCCGCAATGCCTGTCAGGCTTCCGCAAGAACGATCAATTCGAGATCGAGCATTCCGACGTCATCCTCACCGTCGACAATGGCGACTTCACCTTCCTCGACTGCGCCTATGAGGAACTGCTGCAGTCGCTCGGACCGATCAACGACACCGCGAGCGTGCCGTGGACGATGTTCAACGACAATGTGTCGATGGGCTATTTCGACGTCTACGACCAGTACATCCTCAACCTGCTCTACGACCCCCGCATCAAGCCCGGCATGACCGTGGTGGAGGTGAGGTCGGTGCTCCCCGACGTGCTGACCGACGTGCGCGCCTGGGTGAAGCGGGTGAATGAGTTGAAGGAATGA
- a CDS encoding threonine synthase: protein MSAASYIDPRNGKLYPLHEPRWCSDERTPLLVTPVAGISRDDIDGRTRSLWRYRAALPVEIKDPISLGAGCTPLVQQGWGDLRPFFKLEWFNPTGSFKDRGSAVMLSFLRQIGVDAILEDSSGNGGSSMAGLGAAGGMRVKILAPASTSPAKIAQVRAYGAEVQLVEGPREESEAEAIRQSSQTFYASHNWQPFFLEGTKSLAYEIWEDLGFRAPDNVIVPVGAGSSLLGCAFGFRELLRAGQIAKLPRLFAAQPLNCSPIDASFKAGVDTPVAREVNKTIAEGTAIKNPLRLREIIGSLRESGGGTIALTEDEIVAALRRLARQGLFAEPTSASAAAALEKLSAAGAIKANETTVAVLTGTGLKAATTVADLVQ from the coding sequence ATGTCTGCCGCCAGTTACATCGATCCCCGCAATGGAAAGCTCTATCCGCTTCACGAGCCGCGCTGGTGCTCGGACGAGCGCACGCCGCTGCTGGTGACGCCGGTGGCGGGGATTTCGCGCGACGACATCGACGGCCGTACGCGATCGCTCTGGCGCTACCGGGCGGCGCTGCCGGTGGAGATCAAGGATCCGATTTCGCTCGGCGCGGGCTGTACGCCGCTGGTGCAGCAAGGGTGGGGCGATCTGCGGCCGTTCTTCAAGCTCGAATGGTTCAATCCGACCGGCAGCTTCAAGGACCGGGGTTCGGCGGTGATGCTGTCGTTCCTGCGGCAGATCGGCGTCGACGCCATTCTGGAGGACAGTTCCGGCAATGGCGGCTCGTCGATGGCAGGTCTCGGTGCGGCGGGCGGCATGCGCGTGAAGATTTTAGCGCCGGCCTCGACGTCGCCGGCCAAGATCGCGCAGGTGCGCGCCTACGGCGCCGAGGTGCAGCTCGTCGAGGGGCCGCGCGAGGAATCGGAGGCCGAGGCGATCAGGCAGTCGAGCCAGACTTTCTATGCCAGCCACAACTGGCAGCCGTTTTTCCTCGAAGGCACAAAATCGCTCGCCTATGAGATCTGGGAAGATCTCGGTTTTCGCGCGCCCGACAATGTCATCGTGCCCGTCGGCGCCGGCAGCAGTCTGCTCGGCTGCGCCTTCGGCTTCCGCGAGTTGTTGAGGGCGGGGCAGATTGCAAAACTGCCGCGCCTGTTCGCGGCTCAGCCGCTCAACTGTTCGCCGATCGATGCCAGCTTCAAGGCCGGCGTCGATACGCCTGTCGCGCGCGAGGTCAACAAGACCATCGCCGAGGGCACCGCGATCAAGAATCCGCTGCGGTTGCGCGAGATCATTGGCTCGCTGCGCGAAAGCGGCGGCGGCACAATTGCGCTTACCGAGGACGAGATCGTCGCCGCCTTGCGCCGTCTTGCGCGGCAGGGCCTGTTCGCCGAACCGACCAGCGCCAGCGCGGCTGCGGCGCTGGAGAAACTCTCCGCCGCCGGCGCCATCAAGGCGAACGAGACCACGGTCGCAGTCCTCACCGGCACCGGGCTGAAGGCCGCGACCACGGTCGCCGATCTCGTGCAGTAG
- a CDS encoding GTP cyclohydrolase II translates to MSRANRTDHIRLTSHPEPGRKAAFPIHWGAADARARGPIIGTVSRAQDRNVIGSHGGSYAMYRALAVSAGALDPIRRPDLTNTFPAATIGPFEQWRDPAKIVALDPWGHLVAENFSKDIAEGVDIRPSIAVTRARLDLPEIREALAAKRLRADGEVVHANGSVSVVKIAIDPVWYLPGLAERFATGETELRRTLFEQTAGMFPELVTRPDLKVFLPPIGGTTIYMFGDVTKLPDHRTKITCRVHDECNGSDVFGSDICTCRPYLIHGIEESARGAQEGGLGLVIYNRKEGRALGEVTKFLVYNARKRQEDGDAAAAYFERTECVAGVQDARFQQLMPDTIHWLGLKRIDRFLSMSDMKYDALTSQGIDIVERVPIPPELIPADAYVEIAAKKAAGYYSTDIAPEKDVDGVVGRSLEKY, encoded by the coding sequence ATGAGCCGCGCGAACCGTACCGACCACATCCGCCTCACCTCGCACCCGGAGCCGGGCCGCAAGGCCGCCTTTCCGATTCACTGGGGCGCAGCCGATGCACGCGCCCGCGGGCCGATCATCGGCACGGTGTCGCGCGCACAGGATCGCAACGTGATCGGCAGCCATGGCGGCTCCTATGCGATGTATCGCGCACTCGCCGTCTCCGCCGGCGCGCTCGATCCGATCCGGCGCCCTGATCTCACCAACACGTTTCCGGCCGCGACCATCGGACCGTTTGAGCAGTGGCGCGATCCCGCCAAAATCGTCGCGCTCGACCCCTGGGGCCATCTCGTCGCCGAGAATTTCAGCAAGGACATCGCCGAAGGCGTCGATATCCGCCCGAGCATCGCGGTGACGCGGGCGCGGCTCGATTTGCCCGAGATCCGCGAGGCGCTGGCCGCCAAGCGGCTGCGCGCCGACGGCGAGGTCGTGCACGCCAATGGCAGCGTCTCGGTGGTGAAGATCGCGATCGATCCGGTCTGGTACCTGCCCGGCCTTGCGGAACGCTTTGCGACCGGCGAGACCGAGCTGCGCCGCACGCTGTTCGAGCAGACCGCCGGCATGTTCCCCGAGCTGGTGACCCGGCCGGACTTGAAGGTGTTTCTGCCGCCGATCGGCGGCACCACCATCTACATGTTCGGCGACGTCACCAAGCTGCCGGACCATCGCACCAAGATCACCTGCCGCGTGCATGACGAGTGCAACGGCTCCGACGTGTTCGGCTCCGACATCTGCACCTGCCGGCCCTACCTGATCCACGGCATCGAGGAATCCGCGCGCGGCGCGCAGGAGGGCGGACTCGGGCTCGTCATCTACAATCGCAAGGAAGGCCGCGCGCTCGGCGAGGTCACCAAATTCCTGGTCTACAATGCGCGCAAGCGCCAGGAAGATGGCGACGCCGCCGCCGCCTATTTCGAGCGCACCGAATGCGTCGCCGGCGTCCAGGACGCGCGCTTCCAGCAATTGATGCCCGACACCATCCACTGGCTCGGCCTGAAGCGCATCGACCGCTTCCTGTCCATGAGCGACATGAAGTACGACGCGCTGACCTCGCAGGGCATCGACATCGTCGAGCGCGTGCCTATCCCGCCGGAGCTGATCCCGGCAGACGCCTATGTCGAGATCGCCGCGAAGAAGGCCGCCGGCTATTACTCGACCGACATTGCGCCCGAGAAGGACGTCGACGGCGTGGTCGGACGTTCGCTGGAAAAATACTGA
- a CDS encoding URC4/urg3 family protein — translation MADVLEREARALLTAKAVRARAGQMLDIGLHGGLTHFTIDLDRMDGVADAVLAVTRKAYPTLDIPFHARWRHFVFGGIDRWAQLADPASWPDRAARARAEFDLAIVSVLLDAGAGATWRYRDAVTGQGIGRSEGLALASLDMFASGLFSADANAPFRADAGVIATLPLAALTSAFQATDANPLLGLEGRTDLLRRLGKQVAARPDVFGMHDTPRPGGLFDHIAAQATNGAIPAPAILSAVLNQLGPIWPSRLELAGVPLGDCWRHPAIKADGVTAGLVPLHKLSQWLSYSLIEPLQRAGFEVTDIDGLTGLAEYRNGGLFVDHEVLRLRDAADADRAHAVDSLLVVEWRALTVALLDRVAELVRAKLGRTPQSLPLASILEGGTWAAGRAIAFARRHDGSPPLKVISDGTVF, via the coding sequence ATGGCAGACGTTTTGGAACGAGAGGCACGCGCGCTGCTCACCGCAAAGGCGGTCCGCGCGCGCGCCGGGCAAATGCTCGACATCGGCCTGCACGGCGGGCTCACGCATTTCACCATCGATCTCGATCGCATGGATGGCGTTGCCGACGCCGTGCTGGCCGTCACGCGCAAAGCCTATCCGACGCTGGACATTCCCTTCCATGCGCGGTGGCGGCATTTTGTGTTCGGCGGCATCGACCGCTGGGCGCAGCTGGCCGACCCAGCATCCTGGCCTGATCGCGCGGCACGCGCGCGCGCTGAGTTCGACCTCGCCATTGTCAGCGTGCTGCTCGATGCCGGCGCCGGTGCGACATGGCGCTATCGCGACGCGGTGACGGGGCAAGGCATCGGCCGATCCGAGGGGCTGGCGCTCGCGAGCCTCGACATGTTTGCCAGTGGTCTCTTTTCCGCCGATGCGAACGCCCCGTTCAGGGCGGATGCCGGCGTGATCGCAACACTGCCGCTTGCCGCATTGACGTCGGCATTTCAGGCGACCGACGCCAATCCGCTGCTCGGCCTCGAAGGACGCACCGATCTGCTGCGGCGCCTGGGCAAGCAGGTCGCGGCGCGCCCCGATGTCTTCGGCATGCATGACACGCCACGACCGGGCGGCCTGTTCGACCATATCGCCGCGCAAGCCACGAACGGCGCCATCCCCGCGCCCGCGATTCTCTCCGCGGTGCTGAACCAGCTCGGACCGATCTGGCCTTCGCGGCTCGAGCTCGCGGGCGTTCCGCTCGGCGATTGCTGGCGTCATCCGGCGATCAAGGCTGATGGTGTGACGGCCGGCCTCGTGCCGCTGCACAAGCTGTCGCAGTGGCTGAGCTATTCGCTGATCGAGCCGCTCCAGCGCGCAGGATTTGAAGTCACCGACATCGACGGCCTGACCGGGCTTGCCGAATACCGCAATGGCGGCCTGTTCGTCGATCACGAGGTGCTGCGGCTGCGCGACGCCGCGGATGCCGATCGTGCGCATGCAGTGGATTCGCTGCTCGTCGTCGAGTGGCGCGCACTCACCGTCGCGCTGCTGGATCGTGTTGCCGAACTTGTTCGCGCCAAGCTCGGCCGCACGCCGCAGTCTCTGCCGCTCGCCAGCATCCTGGAAGGCGGCACCTGGGCCGCGGGTCGGGCGATCGCTTTTGCGCGCCGTCACGACGGTTCACCGCCGCTCAAGGTGATCAGCGACGGCACGGTTTTCTAG
- the upp gene encoding uracil phosphoribosyltransferase: MEGVTIVDHPLVQHKLTLVRDKSISTKSFRELIKEIGMLLCYEVTRDLPLADTVIETPLATMHSAKIAGKKLVFVPMLRAGTTFVDGMMDLVPTARVAHIGLYREPHSFAAVEYFFKSPSDLGERLAIVVTPVVATANTAVAAVDRLKERGAKDIRLACLIAAPEGLERLRGLHPDVHIWTAAVDEGLDENGFILPGLGDAGDRAYGTR, from the coding sequence ATGGAAGGCGTCACGATCGTCGATCATCCGCTGGTGCAGCACAAGCTGACGCTGGTGCGGGACAAATCGATCTCGACAAAATCGTTCCGCGAGCTGATCAAGGAGATCGGCATGCTCCTGTGCTACGAGGTAACGCGCGACCTGCCGCTTGCCGACACCGTGATCGAGACGCCGCTAGCGACGATGCACTCGGCGAAGATCGCCGGCAAGAAGCTGGTGTTCGTGCCGATGCTGCGCGCCGGCACGACCTTCGTCGACGGCATGATGGATCTGGTGCCGACCGCGCGCGTCGCCCATATCGGGCTCTACCGCGAACCACACAGTTTTGCCGCGGTCGAATACTTCTTCAAATCGCCCTCCGATCTCGGTGAGCGCCTCGCGATCGTGGTGACGCCTGTGGTCGCGACCGCCAACACGGCCGTGGCGGCAGTCGACCGGCTGAAAGAGCGCGGTGCCAAGGACATTCGCCTCGCCTGCCTGATCGCAGCTCCTGAAGGACTCGAGCGCTTGCGCGGCTTGCACCCGGACGTGCATATCTGGACCGCCGCGGTGGACGAAGGCCTCGACGAGAACGGCTTTATCCTGCCGGGCCTCGGCGATGCCGGCGACCGCGCTTACGGGACGCGGTAA